The following coding sequences are from one Verrucomicrobiia bacterium window:
- a CDS encoding glycosyltransferase family 2 protein: MNLPSVTVLIAARPGQAEVKAATASRALDYPADKLEVIVARGRQPSAQRNAALKAARGELIYFLDDDSVPGSGNLRRAVPHFNDPAVKMAGGPNLCPPDAPELEQVFAAVLASWLAFGPSRARYTPVGALRETTEKELILCNLVSRREALVQLGGFNEALYPNEENALMDELQKRGGKLIYDPQFFVHRRPRSSLKAFARMLLTYGRGRAEQFRLHPTLGSALNFIPPLFCVYLLFLLPALIWRWLPAAILLAPLAVYALALLGQGLALCARRESRLATFETNQPGRQRTPLRQIFESVAAMPLIILTHVLYGLGFWRGLFTKLEPFSEASSAPVTLETLVH; the protein is encoded by the coding sequence ATGAACCTGCCAAGCGTCACCGTATTGATTGCGGCCCGGCCCGGGCAGGCAGAGGTCAAGGCGGCCACTGCCAGCCGCGCATTGGATTATCCCGCGGACAAGCTGGAAGTCATCGTGGCGCGGGGCCGTCAACCATCGGCCCAGCGCAACGCCGCCTTAAAGGCTGCTCGCGGGGAACTGATCTATTTTCTCGACGATGATTCTGTTCCCGGGTCAGGCAATCTGCGGCGCGCCGTGCCCCATTTCAACGATCCCGCGGTGAAAATGGCGGGAGGCCCCAACCTCTGCCCGCCGGATGCGCCCGAGCTCGAGCAGGTTTTCGCAGCGGTATTAGCGAGCTGGCTTGCTTTTGGACCCAGCCGCGCCCGCTATACACCCGTGGGCGCGTTGCGCGAAACAACGGAAAAGGAACTGATCCTCTGCAACCTGGTGTCGCGCCGGGAGGCTCTCGTTCAATTGGGGGGCTTCAATGAGGCACTGTATCCCAACGAGGAGAATGCCCTGATGGACGAGTTACAAAAGCGCGGCGGTAAGTTGATTTATGACCCGCAGTTCTTCGTCCATCGCCGGCCGAGGTCAAGTCTGAAGGCCTTCGCCCGGATGTTGCTGACGTATGGACGTGGCCGGGCCGAGCAGTTCCGGTTGCACCCCACCTTAGGCTCGGCGTTGAATTTCATTCCCCCCCTGTTCTGCGTTTATCTGCTGTTCCTGCTCCCCGCTCTCATTTGGCGGTGGCTGCCGGCGGCCATCCTCCTGGCGCCTCTCGCCGTTTATGCTTTGGCGTTGCTCGGGCAGGGACTTGCGCTGTGCGCGCGGCGAGAAAGCCGGCTTGCGACATTTGAGACAAATCAGCCGGGCCGGCAGCGGACGCCCCTGAGACAAATCTTTGAAAGCGTGGCAGCAATGCCTCTTATCATCTTAACGCACGTGCTTTATGGACTCGGGTTCTGGCGCGGCCTGTTCACAAAACTTGAGCCGTTCTCCGAGGCAAGCTCTGCGCCTGTCACGTTGGAAACCCTGGTCCACTGA
- a CDS encoding S41 family peptidase — MLVQSQPRGVLASPLFLLLLFVSGLGLGWFTALGTLSGRNGLDMPLLGQAWETIHQRYVDQAAVKPRRMTYGAIAGMVDALGDTGHSTFLPPSTVKHLKEMEHGELKGIGVQIQMKGGHVVIVAPLDNSPAQHAGLRAGDVILKVNGQDISGWPPSRVVERITGPAGTQVELTVLSARTGKARQLTITRAAIKLHEVTWQLLPGTAIAHLRIAEFDAGATKDIIGLLPQIQREAEAGIILDLRDDPGGLLDEAVGVTSQFLASGNVLLAKDAKGHITPIPVEKGGQATNTPVVVLINDGTASAAEIVAGALRDAHRATLVGGTTFGTGTVLEQFGLPDGSALLLAVEEWLTPDGHSFWHKGLEPEVAVAMPDDAAPLFPEAERDMTPAQLQSSDDHQLLRAVSLLEHANQRAAK, encoded by the coding sequence ATGCTCGTGCAGAGCCAACCACGGGGCGTGCTGGCCAGTCCATTGTTTCTCTTGCTGCTATTCGTCAGCGGGCTGGGGTTGGGCTGGTTTACGGCCTTGGGAACGCTCTCTGGCAGGAATGGTCTGGACATGCCGTTGTTGGGGCAGGCCTGGGAGACTATTCATCAGCGCTATGTCGATCAGGCAGCCGTCAAGCCGCGCCGGATGACCTATGGCGCCATTGCCGGGATGGTCGATGCCCTGGGCGACACCGGCCACAGCACCTTTCTGCCACCATCGACCGTGAAGCACCTCAAAGAAATGGAGCACGGCGAGCTCAAAGGGATTGGCGTTCAAATCCAGATGAAAGGCGGTCACGTGGTCATCGTAGCGCCGCTGGACAACTCTCCCGCCCAGCATGCTGGCTTGCGCGCCGGAGACGTTATCCTGAAGGTGAACGGCCAGGACATCAGCGGCTGGCCGCCCAGCCGTGTAGTCGAGCGCATCACCGGCCCGGCGGGGACCCAGGTCGAATTAACTGTCCTGAGCGCGCGCACTGGAAAGGCGCGCCAGCTTACGATAACAAGGGCCGCTATTAAGTTGCATGAAGTGACCTGGCAACTCCTGCCTGGAACAGCCATTGCCCACCTGCGAATTGCCGAATTCGATGCGGGCGCCACAAAGGATATCATCGGCCTTTTACCTCAGATTCAGCGAGAGGCCGAAGCGGGGATTATCCTCGACCTTCGGGACGACCCGGGCGGGTTGCTCGATGAAGCCGTCGGTGTGACCAGCCAATTCCTGGCGAGCGGAAATGTGCTGCTGGCCAAAGATGCCAAAGGCCATATCACCCCCATCCCGGTCGAGAAGGGGGGGCAAGCCACCAACACGCCAGTGGTAGTGCTGATTAATGACGGCACAGCAAGCGCCGCCGAGATTGTAGCCGGGGCCCTGAGGGATGCGCACCGGGCCACACTGGTGGGCGGCACAACCTTCGGCACCGGCACCGTTCTTGAGCAATTCGGCCTTCCCGACGGTTCAGCTTTGTTGCTGGCAGTCGAGGAATGGCTGACGCCCGACGGACACTCATTCTGGCACAAAGGACTCGAGCCGGAGGTGGCGGTGGCGATGCCGGATGACGCGGCGCCTTTGTTTCCGGAGGCCGAGCGGGATATGACTCCCGCACAACTTCAATCCAGTGACGACCATCAATTGTTACGCGCGGTGAGCTTGCTGGAACATGCCAACCAGCGGGCGGCAAAGTGA
- the mug gene encoding G/U mismatch-specific DNA glycosylase — translation MGDSGKQLKREQIPPPVKPTKAELLAAVEGIVPDVIAPELKVLFCGINPGLYSAWAGHHFARPGNRFWPALFASGFTDRLLRPEQEGELLRRGYGLTNLVERATVASDELTREELQAGGQLFEKKVRKYRPKTVAILGVSAYRLAFGRPAAKVGEQAQRIAGALVWVLPNPSGLNAHFTPKPLAKLFRQFRLRAIAQIFVGDDVRSL, via the coding sequence ATGGGAGACTCAGGAAAACAGTTGAAAAGAGAACAAATCCCACCGCCCGTCAAGCCGACGAAGGCAGAACTGCTTGCGGCAGTTGAGGGGATTGTGCCGGATGTGATAGCGCCCGAACTCAAGGTGCTCTTCTGCGGGATCAATCCGGGCCTGTATTCAGCCTGGGCCGGCCATCACTTTGCCCGCCCAGGCAACCGGTTTTGGCCGGCGCTCTTTGCCTCGGGGTTTACGGACCGCCTGTTGCGTCCGGAGCAGGAAGGGGAGTTGCTGCGACGTGGATACGGGCTGACAAATTTAGTCGAGCGGGCCACTGTGGCATCGGACGAGTTGACCCGGGAAGAGCTACAGGCCGGCGGGCAGCTCTTTGAAAAGAAAGTCAGGAAGTATCGGCCCAAGACGGTCGCAATTTTAGGTGTGAGCGCCTACCGGCTGGCCTTCGGCCGCCCAGCGGCCAAGGTCGGCGAGCAGGCCCAGAGAATAGCCGGCGCCCTGGTTTGGGTGCTGCCCAATCCCAGCGGCCTCAACGCTCATTTCACCCCAAAACCCCTGGCAAAGCTCTTCCGTCAGTTTCGGCTGCGGGCAATTGCTCAAATCTTTGTAGGAGACGACGTAAGGAGTCTCTGA
- a CDS encoding class I SAM-dependent methyltransferase: protein MPSWRVGLTMGFDPLAPHYRWMEFVLAGNKLQRCRTAFLSRANQARNILLMGEGNGRFLIECRRRLKQARITCVDNSGCMLESARERLVRCGLSPSAIEFIQADALAWSPPSRAFDLIATHFFLDCFQPHQLERIVALLAGAARPGATWLLADFQIPPAGLSRYRAKLIHWTMYRFFRVVTGLPAMELTAPEPFLNAHGFFLQERRCSEWGLLHSDYWQAGPPAKKLAVPSLAQERVLLPAARLISAPREPGTR, encoded by the coding sequence ATGCCCTCCTGGCGGGTTGGGCTCACCATGGGCTTTGATCCACTGGCGCCCCATTACCGCTGGATGGAGTTCGTCCTCGCCGGCAACAAGCTCCAACGCTGCCGCACTGCATTTCTGAGCCGGGCAAACCAGGCGCGCAACATCCTGCTGATGGGCGAAGGCAATGGGCGGTTCCTTATCGAGTGCCGGCGGCGGCTCAAACAGGCCCGCATCACTTGCGTGGATAACAGCGGGTGCATGTTGGAATCAGCCCGGGAACGGCTGGTTCGATGCGGGTTGAGCCCGAGCGCTATCGAGTTTATCCAGGCCGACGCGCTGGCGTGGAGCCCGCCTTCCCGGGCCTTCGACCTGATTGCGACCCATTTTTTCCTCGATTGCTTCCAGCCCCATCAACTCGAGCGGATTGTGGCGCTCCTGGCCGGCGCTGCAAGGCCTGGCGCAACCTGGTTGCTGGCCGATTTCCAAATCCCGCCCGCCGGCCTTTCCCGATACCGAGCCAAATTAATCCATTGGACGATGTACAGGTTCTTTCGTGTCGTGACCGGGCTTCCGGCCATGGAATTGACAGCGCCTGAGCCTTTTCTGAACGCCCATGGATTCTTTCTCCAGGAACGGCGCTGCAGCGAATGGGGCCTGCTCCATTCGGACTATTGGCAGGCCGGTCCGCCGGCCAAGAAGCTCGCTGTCCCCTCCCTTGCGCAGGAGAGAGTTCTTTTGCCCGCAGCGCGTCTCATTAGCGCTCCGCGAGAGCCCGGGACCCGTTGA
- a CDS encoding MBL fold metallo-hydrolase — MPVRLTILGSGSGGNCAYLETAEARVLIDAGFSLRQIRKRLASIGRIPENLTGILVTHEHSDHVQALAAFSAKLQIPVYCNRPTKEAIEYQLQTRLIARLFTTGASFEVGDMTIETFNIPHDAQDPVGFLIRTSGGDIGFLTDLGHATKLVIERVRRAHVLVLEANHDIKMLQECPHRPWSLKQRILSRHGHLSNVAAADAAEQIMSSDLRHLYLGHLSQQCNRPELALGAVQQRLQQIGATHVCLELTSQSVPCPTLDVHSLRSGAPGLMAPTAVMAIREVARHSPPSVPGQTFFSLDDSA; from the coding sequence GTGCCTGTTCGCTTGACTATCCTGGGCAGTGGTTCCGGGGGCAATTGCGCCTATCTGGAGACCGCTGAAGCCCGTGTCCTGATTGATGCCGGGTTCAGTTTGCGGCAGATTCGCAAACGCCTCGCCAGCATTGGCCGAATACCAGAAAATTTGACGGGCATCCTCGTGACGCACGAGCACTCCGACCACGTTCAGGCCCTGGCGGCTTTCAGCGCCAAACTCCAAATCCCGGTTTATTGCAATCGCCCCACCAAAGAGGCCATCGAGTATCAGCTCCAGACCAGGCTCATCGCACGGCTGTTTACCACCGGGGCCAGCTTCGAGGTGGGCGACATGACAATCGAAACTTTTAACATCCCCCATGATGCCCAGGACCCTGTCGGGTTCCTGATTCGGACATCCGGAGGCGACATCGGCTTTTTAACGGACTTGGGTCATGCGACCAAATTGGTCATCGAACGAGTGCGCCGGGCCCATGTCCTGGTGCTCGAAGCCAATCATGACATTAAAATGCTTCAGGAATGTCCCCACCGGCCATGGAGTCTCAAACAGCGCATTCTCAGCCGCCATGGGCATCTCTCCAATGTGGCGGCGGCCGATGCCGCCGAACAAATCATGTCCAGCGATTTGCGCCATTTGTATCTCGGCCACTTGAGCCAGCAATGCAATCGGCCCGAACTGGCTCTTGGCGCAGTCCAGCAACGCTTGCAGCAGATTGGCGCGACACACGTCTGCCTCGAATTGACCTCTCAATCTGTCCCCTGTCCCACGCTGGACGTACACTCTTTGAGGAGCGGCGCCCCCGGTCTAATGGCGCCCACGGCAGTTATGGCCATTCGCGAGGTTGCTCGGCACAGTCCCCCGTCTGTGCCGGGCCAAACGTTTTTTTCTCTTGATGACTCGGCGTAG
- a CDS encoding WYL domain-containing protein, whose translation MKLRRITPDKLSRPPWERIQLIHRRIQEGSYPNCVALAAELELSRITLKRDVLFMRDRLRLPIEYDATRHGYYFRAPAEPLPGAEAALSPKTYLRGSFGALKGRSDYEVAIQLDPWATGLARGRQWHSTQRFIELPCGCAQLELRLSSLGEIEPWVLSWGMHATILRPEALVRRVEQTARELLERYGAADHV comes from the coding sequence ATGAAACTTAGAAGGATTACGCCTGACAAACTCAGCCGCCCGCCCTGGGAACGCATCCAGCTCATTCACCGCCGCATCCAGGAAGGCTCTTATCCCAATTGCGTGGCGTTGGCCGCCGAACTCGAACTCTCGCGGATTACCCTCAAACGCGACGTGCTGTTCATGCGGGATCGATTGCGCTTGCCTATCGAGTATGACGCCACGCGTCATGGATATTATTTTCGAGCCCCTGCCGAACCGCTTCCCGGCGCGGAGGCTGCGCTCAGCCCCAAGACTTATTTGCGCGGCAGTTTCGGGGCGCTCAAGGGCAGGAGCGACTACGAGGTGGCCATCCAACTGGACCCATGGGCGACCGGCCTCGCCCGGGGCCGGCAGTGGCACTCCACCCAGCGCTTCATCGAATTGCCCTGCGGCTGCGCCCAACTCGAACTGCGCCTGAGCAGCCTGGGTGAAATCGAGCCGTGGGTCCTGAGTTGGGGCATGCACGCGACCATCCTGCGCCCTGAAGCCCTGGTGCGGCGTGTAGAGCAGACCGCGCGGGAACTCCTCGAGCGATACGGAGCAGCAGACCACGTGTGA
- a CDS encoding DUF2127 domain-containing protein: MRRSNRKTRRRWTRDKLLHLFYLIGIWFKGIDGIFEMIGGGLFLAVSRSALNRIVAMLTQHELVEDPTDWVATHLREAVSHLSSNTKIFGSAYLLAHGAVKVFLVWGGLLRGKLWAFPTAMVFIGVFIGYQAYRIIHQFSLGLLVLTMIDLCVFLLIWREYRRKKHGDA; this comes from the coding sequence ATGCGCCGCTCAAATCGCAAAACGCGCCGGCGTTGGACCCGCGATAAGCTTCTGCATCTATTCTACCTAATCGGGATTTGGTTTAAAGGCATCGACGGTATTTTCGAAATGATAGGCGGGGGCCTGTTCCTGGCAGTCAGCCGCAGCGCTCTGAACCGGATTGTGGCGATGCTGACCCAGCATGAGTTGGTGGAGGACCCGACCGACTGGGTCGCCACTCATTTGCGGGAGGCAGTCAGCCATTTGTCATCCAACACGAAAATCTTTGGGAGCGCGTACCTGCTGGCTCATGGGGCGGTCAAAGTCTTTCTGGTTTGGGGAGGCTTATTGCGGGGCAAGTTATGGGCCTTTCCCACAGCGATGGTTTTTATCGGCGTGTTCATTGGCTATCAGGCCTACCGCATCATCCATCAATTCTCACTGGGTTTGCTTGTCCTGACCATGATTGATCTGTGTGTGTTCCTGCTAATCTGGCGCGAGTATCGCAGGAAAAAGCACGGCGACGCTTAA
- a CDS encoding RNA methyltransferase has product MIKVRRITSFDLPELQPYRTMRRQEQHREQGIFVAEGEKVVRRLLESKLQVLSVLLPEKWLVLLEAQLKLRPEDIEVFVADKALLETLTGFSMYQGLLAVGKVPAPVSLSDLLARSNQPYLLAAVDSLSSAENLGAVVRNCAALGVHGLIVGETCSSPFLRRAVRSSMGTAFLLPMIETESLTRALSELRARGVRCIAAHPREPQRIVAQVAFTGDCCVVFGSEGYGISPDILAACDEAAAIPMTPEVDSLNVGCAAAVFLYEAVRQRRMPSYFLNTAR; this is encoded by the coding sequence ATGATTAAGGTTCGCAGGATTACCTCCTTCGATTTGCCGGAGCTGCAGCCCTATCGCACCATGCGCCGGCAAGAGCAGCACCGCGAGCAGGGGATATTCGTCGCCGAAGGCGAGAAGGTTGTCCGCCGATTGCTTGAGAGCAAGCTGCAGGTACTCTCGGTTTTGCTTCCGGAGAAGTGGCTGGTGCTGCTTGAGGCGCAACTGAAACTCAGGCCGGAAGACATCGAGGTTTTCGTCGCTGACAAGGCGCTGCTGGAAACCTTGACCGGTTTTTCAATGTATCAAGGGCTGCTGGCCGTCGGAAAAGTGCCCGCCCCGGTCTCTTTGAGCGATCTACTGGCTCGAAGCAATCAGCCGTATCTGTTGGCGGCAGTGGACAGCTTATCGAGCGCAGAGAACCTCGGCGCAGTGGTGCGGAACTGCGCCGCTTTGGGTGTTCACGGACTGATTGTGGGCGAGACTTGCAGCAGCCCCTTTCTGCGCCGGGCTGTGCGCAGTTCAATGGGAACTGCGTTCCTATTGCCGATGATTGAGACGGAGAGCCTGACCCGAGCGTTAAGCGAGCTGCGCGCGCGCGGTGTGCGCTGTATTGCCGCTCATCCGCGCGAGCCACAGCGCATAGTGGCCCAGGTTGCATTTACTGGTGATTGCTGTGTTGTCTTTGGAAGCGAAGGTTACGGCATTTCGCCTGACATCCTGGCAGCGTGCGATGAAGCCGCCGCCATCCCGATGACGCCCGAAGTCGATTCGTTGAATGTGGGCTGCGCCGCAGCGGTGTTCCTGTACGAAGCCGTTCGCCAGCGCCGCATGCCCTCCTATTTTTTGAACACTGCTCGATAA